Genomic window (Sediminispirochaeta smaragdinae DSM 11293):
GATTGGCATATTGGTAACGCAGAATATTGATATGCTCCATGAAAAGGCAGGATCGAAGCATGTCATTGAATGCCATGGATCGTATCGTACAGGACGTTGTCTTTCCTGCGGAAAACGATTTGAATATAAAGATTTCTCGGGGCCGCTTCTGAAAGGTGAAATCCCATATTGTAAGTGCGGAGGGATTATCAAACCCGATGTGGTGTTTTTCGGAGAAAGTCTGCCGGAATCCTTTATGAGCCTCTTTTATCGTCGCCCCAAAGTGGATCTTCTACTGGTTTTGGGCACATCACTTACGGTACAACCTGTTTCAAGTTTTGCCTTGGATTATGCACCGCGAATTCCATCTATTCTGGTAAATCGTGACCCCACCCCCTACGACGGCCGTTTTAGCTACGTTCACCATGGCGAGCTGGACGACTTCGCGCAGCAGGCATGGGACAATGTGCTAAGGTAAAACGGTACTTTCCTACTGCAAAACAAGGTTGTGGCTTGATTTTTTTTAAAAGCGTTATGGACATTTTGGGATTAATTTACTAAACTCTGAAATTAACTATATTTGCAGATTATTAGATATTGATCGCTAATCGCTACATTTTTCTATAAAACGAAACAGGGGGCTCCTCTTGAAAAACGGCAAAGGGATAGGATTGCGGCTTGCAATTGGACTTTTCATTGCAATTCTGTTGGTTATTGTGTTTCTCGTACTCGTTTATTTTAGCATTAATGCCGTACGAGATAGGGTTTACCACGATAAAGCCCAGGAGCTCGAACGCCGTGTCGAAGAGCTGACACAATTGGTTGACGCCGAGATATCCAACAGAAAGCAGCAAGTACGTTATCTGGCCTATAGTTACCCGTTATTATCTTCCTTGGGCGAACGTGACAAGCGTAAGGCAACCGAATTCCTGCAGGGGGTTGAAAACGACGATCACGCAATTGATAGTTTGGTTGTCCTTGCTTCCGACGGTACGCTCTTTGCAAGTACTCTTTCGGCAAGCGCGGATATCTCTCTTTATTACAAAGCGGGTAGTATTGCAAAACTGGGTACATCAGCCGAATCGATTTTGATCAGCTCGCTTCCGTTGCAGGATCCCGTATCCGGAAATCACATTCTTAGCTTTGCGGTTCCACTTGTCGCTCAAAATAAAAAAATCGGAATACTTATCTACAACTACAATTTCGGATTTTTTTCAGGCAATCACATCATCAATCGAAGCTATAGCAACGGAGGCTATCCCT
Coding sequences:
- a CDS encoding SIR2 family NAD-dependent protein deacylase, with protein sequence MSQNKTLNPDLLKLLKESGNILVVTGAGISTSAGIIDFRSPGGLYSVAVERYNLPYPEAIFDIAYFHKNPAPFFRLSAELLLADIKPTPCHHFLVDLEAKGKIGILVTQNIDMLHEKAGSKHVIECHGSYRTGRCLSCGKRFEYKDFSGPLLKGEIPYCKCGGIIKPDVVFFGESLPESFMSLFYRRPKVDLLLVLGTSLTVQPVSSFALDYAPRIPSILVNRDPTPYDGRFSYVHHGELDDFAQQAWDNVLR